The Pongo pygmaeus isolate AG05252 chromosome 18, NHGRI_mPonPyg2-v2.0_pri, whole genome shotgun sequence DNA window CTCCAGTGGAGATGGCACAGGGTCCTGCCTGCTGGTGGCCAAGGGCTGGGGCATGCCAGGTCCTGTCTTTGCGGGTGCAGGGGTGCGGTCAGCTGTGTGGGCAGTTGGAACCCACCTCCAGGCCCTCCTGCGTCTTCGAGGAAAAAATTCGTGTCTCCTCTGGCCTCGCAGCAGCCATGTTCCCCCAGGTCCTCCCCATCAGAGGCCTCTGTCCTTTGGAAGATCACTCCTGGGGCATCGAGCGTGTAAGGGCTCAGGCAGGAGAGGCTCTTAATTGTTTCTGAGTCACCGCACTTTTGTTGTGTTTCAAGAGAACAGCTTGTCAAAACAAGACGCCAGCTGGACTGAGGTGGTTTCTAAGCAATAGCTTCACAGCTGTTTCCCACTTGTCATCTTTATGAGCAGAAAACCTGAACTGTGTTTACAACCTAGCTTTGCACATTGTCAGATTTTTCCCGGCATCCTCCAGAAGTGCAAAAGCCCAGCTTCCTCGCCTCAGGCTGTCCCGGGTGTCTGGAGAGCGTTCACTCTCCCAGGCCAAGCCTGCCTTGGGACGGGGCTCTGGCCAGGCCTGCCTGCCCCGCTGCAGTGGCCCAGCCCATCTCCTCCGATGGAAGAGTGGCCCCGGACGCACATCCTCCCTATGTTGGTGGGAGCAGTGGCAGGAGCAGTGGCAGCGAGCAGGACAGGCGGCTGTCTCTTCACCCAGGGACCTTGTCACCAGGATTCGCATGTCCTCCTGGCTTTGGGGATGGGGCATCTGTGCTCCATGGTGGGTCTCCCTGTGGACACATTTGGGGGCCCTGGAGCATCTCTGGGCAGCCTGACAGAGCCGGGAGGTGTCTGTCCACCTCTCACTGTGACGTGGAGAGGTGAGCGGGGCCTTGGCTGCTGCTCGGGCCTGTGTGCTAAGAGCTCAGTGCAGGCTGGGTCCAGGCTGTGGCTCAGAGCAGCAGGTCCCCTTCCCTGGAGCCAGCAGTTTCTGGGGTCTCTGAGCAGGGGCAGGTCCTGGGACTTAGGCCCAGGTGTCTCTCCTAGGTGGTGGGCACATCAAAGAGGTCATCGTGGCTGCTGAGGCGGAGCCGGGGGACAGTGAGATGGCCGAggccccaggcagcccctgcCAGCAGGGGCTGGCGCTCGCAGGGGAGGGCGAGCAGGCCCAGGTGAAGCTACTGGTGAACAAGGATGGCCGCTATGTGTGTGCGCTGTGCCACAAGACCTTCAAGACGGTGAGCCGGCATGCGGGGAGCCAGTGTGTGGGTGGCAGGCCCCCTCCTGTTCCCCCAGGAGGGCCCTGAGCTGCCACGCCCTCCCCCACAGGGCAGCATCCTCAAGGCCCACATGGTCACTCACAGCAGCCGCAAGGACCACGAGTGCAAGCTCTGTGGGGCCTCCTTCCGCACCAAGGGCTCACTCATCCGGCACCACCGGCGGCACACGGGTGAGCTGGCCGCACCTCGGGCTGGAGCCCGGTAGCACCCCGATGGTTGGCCCTGGGGTGCCCCAGCCTTGCATTCCCCAGCTTTAGGGGATGAGGCGGGGGCCCCTGCCTGCCTTCGCCTTGTCACCTTGTCGCCAGCCTGCTGGGGCTGCCCAGGGCTGACTAGGTTCTCTCTGCAGATGAGCGCCCCTACAAGTGCTCCAAGTGTGGGAAGAGCTTCCGGGAGTCGGGTGCACTGACCCGGCACCTCAAGTCTCTCACCCCCTGCACAGAGAAAATCCGCTTCAGCGTGAGCAAGGACGTGGTCGTCAGCAAAGAGGACGCACCTGCAGGTCAGCATGGTGCGGGCAGCTGCTTGGTCCTGGGGGCTGGCTGTGGACGCAGCCGCCACTAGGGTGTGTGAGGGATCTTCACTCCCTCACTCTACCTTGAAGGGTCTGGAGCTGGAGCTGCCGGCTTGGGGACAGTCACATCATCGGTGACAGGCGAGCCCATAGAGACTTCACCCGTGATTCACCTGGTGACAGATGCCAAGGGCACCGTCATCCACGAAGTCCACGTCCAGATGCAGGAGCTGCCCCTGGGCATGAAAGCCCTGGCCCCGGAGGTGGGGGCGACGGGGGGCCCCGGAGGGCTGCTCTGTCTTCTGCCTGCTCAGTGCCAGTCTTTGTTCTGGGCACTGGCTCCAGGGGTCTGGGCCAGGCAGGCGAGGGCTGGGCTTCCCACAGGGAGAGCAGGGCCAGTGGGAGCGCCATGGGGGTCTGAGGGTTTGCACAAGGCTCCTGGCATGCGTCTGCCCCATGGGGTGGGTGCTGGATGCCAGGCTGCCTGGCCAgcctcctctctctgcctcctctgcAGCCCCCCGTCTCCCAGGAGCTCCCCTGCTCCAGCGAGGGCAGCCGTGAGAACCTGCTGCACCAAGCCATGCAGAACTCCGGCATCGTCCTTGAGCGCGGTGCTGGGGAGGAGGGTTCCCTGGAGCCAGCCCCTGCTGCCGGGTCcagtccccagcccctggcagagGCAGCCCCGCAGCTGCCGGTACTGGAAGTGCAGCCGCTGGAGACAGTAGGTGCCGGCACGGGCTCCTCCCAGGGCTGGATCCCAGGGGTGTCCCCACGCTGGCCTTCGCACTCCCTAAAGTGGCTTTCTGCAGTGACTTTGCCTATTGATCTGTTTACTGCCTTCCCTGGGGCCACGAGGGAGCCTGCCAGGGTGGGGCCCATGGTTGTGTTCTTGCACTGCCAGGGCACAGCCTGCCCCGGGTGCTGGAGACCTTCCTGTGGTTCCCCAGCAGGTGGCCAGCGAGGCCTCAGCGGTGCCCAGGACCCACCCATGTCCTCAGTGCAGTGAGACCTTCCCGACAGCAGCCACCCTGGAGGCCCACAAGAGGGGCCACACCGGTAGGTGATGGGTGGGTGTGTGGCCCATGGCAGTGGATGGGCTATAGGTGGCTGGGGTGCCTCTGAGTGTCCAAGGTGGGTCCATAGACAGCAGGGAGCCAGGGGATCTGTGGGCAGGTGGCAGGTGGCCTGGCGGGCCCGCGGGTGATGGGCCTGGCCTGATGCTATGTGTGGCTGCAGGGCCGAGGCCGTTCGCCTGCGCGCAGTGTGGCAAGGCCTTCCCCAAGGCCTACCTGCTCAAGAAGCACCAGGAGGTGCACGTGCGTGAGCGCCGCTTCCGCTGTGGTGACTGCGGGAAGCTCTACAAGACCATCGCCCACGTGCGCGGCCACCGGCGCGTCCACTCAGATGAGCGGCCCTACCCTTGTCCCGAGTGTGGCAAGCGCTATAAGACTAAGGTGGGTCTCTGGCCGCAGGACCCTGGCGCCTGATCCCCCAATCCTGCTCCCTGGCCGTGGCCCAGGTGCACCCCCTTCCTGGCCTCTACCGTGCTCAGTCTTGACCTAGCCCCTCCCTTGGGCCAGAAGCGGGAGGGGAGAGCTGTAGTCTGTTGTGGCCAAGGCCAGGCTGGCACTGACAGGTGTCTCCACAGAACGCACAGCAAGTGCACTTCAGGACACACCTGGAGGAGAAGCCGCACGTGTGCCAGTTCTGCAGCCGTGGCTTCCGAGAGAAGGGCTCACTGGTGCGGCACGTGCGACACCACACAGGCGAGAAGCCGTTCAAGTGCTACAAGTGCGGCCGTGGCTTCGCTGAGCATGGCACGCTGAACCGGCACCTGCGCACCAAAGGTCTGGGctggtggaggggggagggggaggggaggggggaggggaggggggaggggaggaggggaggggggaggggaggggagggggaggggaggagggggaggggaggggaggggggagggggagaggaggggagggggctggggctcGCCAAGCCCTGACCGAGTCCCCACTCACAGGGGGCTGCCTGCTGGAGGTGGAGGAGTTGCTGGTGTCTGAGGAGAGCCCCACGGCAGCCACCACTGTCCTCGCGGAGGACCCGCACACAGTGTTGGTGGAATTCTCGTCCGTGGTAGCTGACACCCAGGAGTATATCATCGAGGTGGGTGTGGGGCCCTGGGGCCGTGTTGGGACCCGGGGGCAGCCAAGGCTGACCTCTGTCCTTCTGCCCATCTGCCCAGGCCACTGCGGACGATGCCGAGACCAGTGAGGCTACGGAGATCATCGAGGGCACCCAGACGGAGGTGAGGGGTGGGGCAGGCGGGGGCGGGGAGGCTCCCTGGCACAGCCGCTCTTGCTGAGCCGTGGCCCCGCAGGTGGACAGCCACATCATGAAGGTGGTGCAGCAGATCGTGCACCAGGCTAGCGCCGGCCACCAGATCATCGTGCAGAACGTCACCATGGACGAGGAGACGGCGCTGGGCCCAGAGGCGGCTGCCGCCgacaccatcaccatcgccacccCCGAGAGCCTGACAGAGCAGGTGGCCATGACGCTGGCCTCGGCCATCAGCGAGGGCACTGTGCTTGCCACCCGGGCAGGGACAAGTGGCACTGAACAGGCCACTGTGACCATGGTGTCATCAGAGGACATCGAGATCTTGGAGCATGCAGGCGAGCTGGTCATCGCCTCGCCGGAGGGCCAGCTGGAGGTGCAGACGGTCATCGTCTAGCATGAGGTCTGCGGGGTCCTGGCCGGGCAGGGACAGGGCAGAGGACTCTGAGCACCCCGCCCATGTCTGCCTGGCCTGGTAGAGAAGATGGCACAGAATGGAGGTGCCCCAAGACGGACAGTGTACATAAGAGTTTCTTGTTGCTTTACAATAAAACATGAGAACCTGCAGCTTGTGATGTTGCGGCAGTGGCAGCCTCCGCGGCTGGTGCCACCGCCTTTGCCCAGGCCCCCGCAGCAGCACCTGCCTCCCAGGCCACTCCTAGACTCACGTGCCTGGCCGCCCCGCCCAGGGGCTCCCGCCAGCCCTGGCGGCGCCTTGGTGGCGCGTGGGTGTCATTGGCATGTTGACCAACAGACTCCTGCCCTGCCCAGCTGGAGCTGTGCCCCCAGCTGCGCTGCCTGAGGcctgtgggtgggtgggaggacCAGGGATGGGGACGGAGATCTGGGAGCCTCGGCCTCCACCGCAGGGTGAGCAGGTGGAGCAGCAGCAGGAGATGCTGGGCAGGGAGTGTGGCTGGTCCTTCCTGCACTGCCTTCCTTTCCCTGAAGGGATTCTGCTCAGGGAGGCAGAGTCTAGGCGACCTAATTTCTAGGGGCGAGGACAAGAACACAGCCACACCGGGATGTGGCTGACCGTCTACCTCCCTCCTAGGGGGCTGGCAGGGGCTTCTGGGACGGTTTTGGGACAGGTCTGGGGCACCAGAACCGGCTCAGGCAGGTCTCCCACCCCTTATCCTGGGGGTCTCCATGGGAATGAAAGCCAGGAGTTCATCAGGCACCCAGCTCAGTCGAGGGGGCGGGACCCAGCGCAGCCCGGCCCCTCCCTGGACCAGGACCTCAAATACCGGCCCCTGCCCTGGTGCCAGAGCTGCTGCCAGAGGGAGTCAGGGCAGTCCTGTGTCGGACACGCCCGCAGCCTGGACCCGGGATCCCCATTCCCCTAGGATCTCTGAGCCTCGGGCCTCCGCACCCACATCCCAGGTGAGTCTCTCGGCTGCACTGAGCTGGGGCTGGATGGGCCGGACCCTCTATTCCGGCTGCAGCTTCCCGCGCAGTGAGAAGGCAGCAGTCCCCGAGAGCCCAGCAGTGCCCTGGGAGCCTGCAGAACGCAGGGGCGGATTCCGCGTCGCACTAGCCGTCACGGGGCGGCCGCGGAGGAAACGGGTGGGTCGGTGGGTCTGACAGCGGGTCTGTGTAAGCGGCAGCGTCTGTCCCTCCCAGCCTCTCGCTCCGCGCCATGGGCGGGCCCCGGGCTCTGCTGGCCGCTCTCTGGGCGCTGGAAGCCGCCGGGACCGCCGCGCTTCGCATCGGAGCCTTCAACATTCAGAGCTTCGGTGACAGCAAAGTGTCGGACCCGGCTTGCGGCAGCATCATCGCGAAGGTGGGGCCCAGGCCGGGGCGGGGCGGCGTTTAGGGGTGCTGACCGCGCTGACCCCGCACCCGCCGCTCCTCCCCAGATCCTGGCTGGCTATGACCTCGCGCTGGTGCAGGAGGTGCGAGACCCAGACCTCAGCGCCGTGTCCGCGCTCATGGAGCAGATCAACAGGTGTGGTGGGCAGGGCCCCTCGTCGCGACCCCCGGCCGGGATCTCGCCCCGGCGTGGCGCCCTGACCCTGAGCGGGCCCCTGTCTCCGCAGCGTGTCCGAGCACGAGTACAGCTTTGTGAGCAGCCAGCCCCTGGGCCGGGACCAGTACAAGGAGATGTACCTGTTCGTGTACAGGTGAGGGGCGGGCCGCAGGGAGGGGCGCGCGGGGCCGCAGGTGGGGGGCTCAGCGGGTCCTCCCCATCTCCTAGGAAAGACGCGGTGTCGGTCGTGGACACCTACCTGTACCCGGACCCCGAGGACGTCTTCAGCCGCGAGCCCTTCGTGGTCAAGTTCTCGGCCCTCGGCTCCGGTGAGCGGGCCCCGCCCCTCCTCTTCCGCCGGCCCGCCCCTCCCCTCCCGCCGAGCTCTGACGCCCCCACCCCTTCCCGCAGCAGCACAGAAGCTGGTGCTGGTCCCGCTGCACGCGGCGCCGCATCAAGCCGTGGCGGAGATCGACGCGCTCTACGACGTGTACCTGGACGTGATAGACAAGTGGGGCACCGACGTAAGCCCACCCCTCGGTCCCGGGGTCCCTGCAGGCGCGCCCCGGGGGTCTGGTCCATGAAGGCGGGACCTCGACGGCTCCTGCCGGCAGCTCAGACACGGCTCCGCGGCGCCCGCAGGACATGCTGTTCCTGGGCGACTTCAACGCCGACTGCAGCTATGTGCGGGAGCAGGACTGGGCCGCCATCCGTCTGAGGAGCAGTGAGGTCTTCAAGTGGCTCATCCCTGACAGCGCCGACACCACGGTGGGCAACTCAGACTGCGCCTACGACCGCATTGTGGCCTGTGGCGCCCGCCTGCGCCGGAGCCTGAAGCCCCAGTCGGCCACCGTGCACGACTTCCAGGAGGAATTCGCCCTGGATCAGACTCAGGCGAGTGGGCCGTGGGGAGGTGCTGGTCTTGGGTCCCCACCGCCCGGGTGCACGCAGGCAGCAGGGAGGGTCCAGCGCCCAAGGCAGGGCCACCTCAGCTCCCTCCCTGCACCAGGGCTCATTTCCAAGGACCCTGGAAAGCCCGGCCCACCCCATGTGGAGCTCTGGGCAGGCAGGGTACCTTGCCTTTGCGTCACAGGGCCAATGGTGACaccctctgccccagcccctgccccaccgCAGGCAGCAGCAGGGGTGGGTACCCAGGCCTCACCGGCCCCTCCGGCAGAGGTGGTGGCTTGTGGACACCCAGTGGGCCCATCCCAGTGGGTGGGGTGCACTTTTCCCCTGAGGCTCACTCTCTCCCCCAGGCTCTTGCCATCAGCGACCACTTTCCAGTGGAGGTGACCCTCAAGTCCCACCGATGACTCGAGGCCTGGCTGGGGCATGCCACCTGCAGACCCTGGGTCTGAGGAATGGCCCAACAGTGGCCCCTTCAGGGTGGCAGCCACCCTTCAGTGAGGCCCCAAGGCAGAGTCGGCTGGTCTCTCAGAGTGGACACGTGATGTGCTGCTCTGTACCTCCATTCCCCATCTGTGAGACGGGCTGCATCCAGTGACCTCATGGGGAGCTGTGAGCCCCATGAGGGGTGCAGGGAGCACTGCCCGGCAGATGTCTGCTCAATAAATGAGCCGCTCCCGGTCCGGCCCCACAGCTTGGCTCCCAGGCCTCTGTCCTTCCTTAGGACCCAGCCTCAGCTCCTTAGGGGTAGCCATGGCCTGGGCTGCCCACCCTGTGTCCTGGTGGGACCTGGCTGCCCCCACAGCCTGTTGGCCCCGGAAGGCAGCTCAGGGACGCTCCTTGCTCATCCTCTGTGGAAACTACAAATGCTCCCAGGAGCCTGTACTGTGAGCACAGCTGGGACAGGGATGGTGCCAACACACCAGCCTCCTGGGCCCTCGGGGGTCTCAGAACAGCTCTCCCAGGCCCACCCCCGCAGCCCCTATTCCAGGGCCCTGCAGGGGCCCCCAGGCACTTGTCTGTCTCAGGAGCCGGGTCTTACCCAGCACTGCAAGGGGAGGCTGGCCCCAGTTAGCACCCCTGGAGCTTTTGGGGAGCCTGA harbors:
- the E4F1 gene encoding transcription factor E4F1 isoform X3; the encoded protein is MEGAMAVRVTAAHTAEAPAEAGREAGEGAVAAVAAALAPSGFLGLPAPFSEEDEDDVHRCGRCQAEFTALEDFVQHKIQKACQRAPQEALPATPATTALLGQEVVPAAPGPEEPITVAHIVVEAASLAADISHASDLVGGGHIKEVIVAAEAEPGDSEMAEAPGSPCQQGLALAGEGEQAQVKLLVNKDGRYVCALCHKTFKTGSILKAHMVTHSSRKDHECKLCGASFRTKGSLIRHHRRHTDERPYKCSKCGKSFRESGALTRHLKSLTPCTEKIRFSVSKDVVVSKEDAPAGSGAGAAGLGTVTSSVTGEPIETSPVIHLVTDAKGTVIHEVHVQMQELPLGMKALAPEPPVSQELPCSSEGSRENLLHQAMQNSGIVLERGAGEEGSLEPAPAAGSSPQPLAEAAPQLPVLEVQPLETQVASEASAVPRTHPCPQCSETFPTAATLEAHKRGHTGPRPFACAQCGKAFPKAYLLKKHQEVHVRERRFRCGDCGKLYKTIAHVRGHRRVHSDERPYPCPECGKRYKTKNAQQVHFRTHLEEKPHVCQFCSRGFREKGSLVRHVRHHTGEKPFKCYKCGRGFAEHGTLNRHLRTKGGCLLEVEELLVSEESPTAATTVLAEDPHTVLVEFSSVVADTQEYIIEATADDAETSEATEIIEGTQTEVDSHIMKVVQQIVHQASAGHQIIVQNVTMDEETALGPEAAAADTITIATPESLTEQVAMTLASAISEGTVLATRAGTSGTEQATVTMVSSEDIEILEHAGELVIASPEGQLEVQTVIV
- the E4F1 gene encoding transcription factor E4F1 isoform X1 — protein: MVVNPPSSCGALRHGGRDGSAGDGRSYGRSPGRSRAGSGRGCGCGGGGGLGPQRLPRPPGALQRRRAGGKARRGPGCPASAFPGPADSRLVADEDDVHRCGRCQAEFTALEDFVQHKIQKACQRAPQEALPATPATTALLGQEVVPAAPGPEEPITVAHIVVEAASLAADISHASDLVGGGHIKEVIVAAEAEPGDSEMAEAPGSPCQQGLALAGEGEQAQVKLLVNKDGRYVCALCHKTFKTGSILKAHMVTHSSRKDHECKLCGASFRTKGSLIRHHRRHTDERPYKCSKCGKSFRESGALTRHLKSLTPCTEKIRFSVSKDVVVSKEDAPAGSGAGAAGLGTVTSSVTGEPIETSPVIHLVTDAKGTVIHEVHVQMQELPLGMKALAPEPPVSQELPCSSEGSRENLLHQAMQNSGIVLERGAGEEGSLEPAPAAGSSPQPLAEAAPQLPVLEVQPLETQVASEASAVPRTHPCPQCSETFPTAATLEAHKRGHTGPRPFACAQCGKAFPKAYLLKKHQEVHVRERRFRCGDCGKLYKTIAHVRGHRRVHSDERPYPCPECGKRYKTKNAQQVHFRTHLEEKPHVCQFCSRGFREKGSLVRHVRHHTGEKPFKCYKCGRGFAEHGTLNRHLRTKGGCLLEVEELLVSEESPTAATTVLAEDPHTVLVEFSSVVADTQEYIIEATADDAETSEATEIIEGTQTEVDSHIMKVVQQIVHQASAGHQIIVQNVTMDEETALGPEAAAADTITIATPESLTEQVAMTLASAISEGTVLATRAGTSGTEQATVTMVSSEDIEILEHAGELVIASPEGQLEVQTVIV
- the E4F1 gene encoding transcription factor E4F1 isoform X4, which translates into the protein MEGAMAVRVTAAHTAEAPAEAGREAGEGAVAAVAAALAPSGFLGLPAPFSEEDEDDVHRCGRCQAEFTALEDFVQHKIQKACQRAPQEALPATPATTALLGQEVVPAAPGPEEPITVAHIVVEAASLAADISHASDLVGGGHIKEVIVAAEAEPGDSEMAEAPGSPCQQGLALAGEGEQAQVKLLVNKDGRYVCALCHKTFKTGSILKAHMVTHSSRKDHECKLCGASFRTKGSLIRHHRRHTDERPYKCSKCGKSFRESGALTRHLKSLTPCTEKIRFSVSKDVVVSKEDAPAGSGAGAAGLGTVTSSVTGEPIETSPVIHLVTDAKGTVIHEVHVQMQELPLGMKALAPEPPVSQELPCSSEGSRENLLHQAMQNSGIVLERGAGEEGSLEPAPAAGSSPQPLAEAAPQLPVLEVQPLETVASEASAVPRTHPCPQCSETFPTAATLEAHKRGHTGPRPFACAQCGKAFPKAYLLKKHQEVHVRERRFRCGDCGKLYKTIAHVRGHRRVHSDERPYPCPECGKRYKTKNAQQVHFRTHLEEKPHVCQFCSRGFREKGSLVRHVRHHTGEKPFKCYKCGRGFAEHGTLNRHLRTKGGCLLEVEELLVSEESPTAATTVLAEDPHTVLVEFSSVVADTQEYIIEATADDAETSEATEIIEGTQTEVDSHIMKVVQQIVHQASAGHQIIVQNVTMDEETALGPEAAAADTITIATPESLTEQVAMTLASAISEGTVLATRAGTSGTEQATVTMVSSEDIEILEHAGELVIASPEGQLEVQTVIV
- the E4F1 gene encoding transcription factor E4F1 isoform X2 is translated as MVVNPPSSCGALRHGGRDGSAGDGRSYGRSPGRSRAGSGRGCGCGGGGGLGPQRLPRPPGALQRRRAGGKARRGPGCPASAFPGPADSRLVADEDDVHRCGRCQAEFTALEDFVQHKIQKACQRAPQEALPATPATTALLGQEVVPAAPGPEEPITVAHIVVEAASLAADISHASDLVGGGHIKEVIVAAEAEPGDSEMAEAPGSPCQQGLALAGEGEQAQVKLLVNKDGRYVCALCHKTFKTGSILKAHMVTHSSRKDHECKLCGASFRTKGSLIRHHRRHTDERPYKCSKCGKSFRESGALTRHLKSLTPCTEKIRFSVSKDVVVSKEDAPAGSGAGAAGLGTVTSSVTGEPIETSPVIHLVTDAKGTVIHEVHVQMQELPLGMKALAPEPPVSQELPCSSEGSRENLLHQAMQNSGIVLERGAGEEGSLEPAPAAGSSPQPLAEAAPQLPVLEVQPLETVASEASAVPRTHPCPQCSETFPTAATLEAHKRGHTGPRPFACAQCGKAFPKAYLLKKHQEVHVRERRFRCGDCGKLYKTIAHVRGHRRVHSDERPYPCPECGKRYKTKNAQQVHFRTHLEEKPHVCQFCSRGFREKGSLVRHVRHHTGEKPFKCYKCGRGFAEHGTLNRHLRTKGGCLLEVEELLVSEESPTAATTVLAEDPHTVLVEFSSVVADTQEYIIEATADDAETSEATEIIEGTQTEVDSHIMKVVQQIVHQASAGHQIIVQNVTMDEETALGPEAAAADTITIATPESLTEQVAMTLASAISEGTVLATRAGTSGTEQATVTMVSSEDIEILEHAGELVIASPEGQLEVQTVIV
- the E4F1 gene encoding transcription factor E4F1 isoform X5, coding for MVVNPPSSCGALRHGGRDGSAGDGRSYGRSPGRSRAGSGRGCGCGGGGGLGPQRLPRPPGALQRRRAGGKARRGPGCPASAFPGPADSRLVADEDDVHRCGRCQAEFTALEDFVQHKIQKACQRAPQEALPATPATTALLGQEVVPAAPGPEEPITVAHIVVEAASLAADISHASDLVGGGHIKEVIVAAEAEPGDSEMAEAPGSPCQQGLALAGEGEQAQVKLLVNKDGRYVCALCHKTFKTGSILKAHMVTHSSRKDHECKLCGASFRTKGSLIRHHRRHTDERPYKCSKCGKSFRESGALTRHLKSLTPCTEKIRFSVSKDVVVSKEDAPAGSGAGAAGLGTVTSSVTGEPIETSPVIHLVTDAKGTVIHEVHVQMQELPLGMKALAPEVASEASAVPRTHPCPQCSETFPTAATLEAHKRGHTGPRPFACAQCGKAFPKAYLLKKHQEVHVRERRFRCGDCGKLYKTIAHVRGHRRVHSDERPYPCPECGKRYKTKNAQQVHFRTHLEEKPHVCQFCSRGFREKGSLVRHVRHHTGEKPFKCYKCGRGFAEHGTLNRHLRTKGGCLLEVEELLVSEESPTAATTVLAEDPHTVLVEFSSVVADTQEYIIEATADDAETSEATEIIEGTQTEVDSHIMKVVQQIVHQASAGHQIIVQNVTMDEETALGPEAAAADTITIATPESLTEQVAMTLASAISEGTVLATRAGTSGTEQATVTMVSSEDIEILEHAGELVIASPEGQLEVQTVIV
- the E4F1 gene encoding transcription factor E4F1 isoform X7; this encodes MEGAMAVRVTAAHTAEAPAEAGREAGEGAVAAVAAALAPSGFLGLPAPFSEEDEDDVHRCGRCQAEFTALEDFVQHKIQKACQRAPQEALPATPATTALLGQEVVPAAPGPEEPITVAHIVVEAASLAADISHASDLVGGGHIKEVIVAAEAEPGDSEMAEAPGSPCQQGLALAGEGEQAQVKLLVNKDGRYVCALCHKTFKTGSILKAHMVTHSSRKDHECKLCGASFRTKGSLIRHHRRHTDERPYKCSKCGKSFRESGALTRHLKSLTPCTEKIRFSVSKDVVVSKEDAPAGSGAGAAGLGTVTSSVTGEPIETSPVIHLVTDAKGTVIHEVHVQMQELPLGMKALAPEPPVSQELPCSSEGSRENLLHQAMQNSGIVLERGAGEEGSLEPAPAAGSSPQPLAEAAPQLPVLEVQPLETQVASEASAVPRTHPCPQCSETFPTAATLEAHKRGHTGPRPFACAQCGKAFPKAYLLKKHQEVHVRERRFRCGDCGKLYKTIAHVRGHRRVHSDERPYPCPECGKRYKTKNAQQVHFRTHLEEKPHVCQFCSRGFREKGSLVRHVRHHTGEKPFKCYKCGRGFAEHGTLNRHLRTKGGCLLEVEELLVSEESPTAATTVLAEDPHTVPLRTMPRPVRLRRSSRAPRRRWTATS
- the E4F1 gene encoding transcription factor E4F1 isoform X6 gives rise to the protein MEGAMAVRVTAAHTAEAPAEAGREAGEGAVAAVAAALAPSGFLGLPAPFSEEDEDDVHRCGRCQAEFTALEDFVQHKIQKACQRAPQEALPATPATTALLGQEVVPAAPGPEEPITVAHIVVEAASLAADISHASDLVGGGHIKEVIVAAEAEPGDSEMAEAPGSPCQQGLALAGEGEQAQVKLLVNKDGRYVCALCHKTFKTGSILKAHMVTHSSRKDHECKLCGASFRTKGSLIRHHRRHTDERPYKCSKCGKSFRESGALTRHLKSLTPCTEKIRFSVSKDVVVSKEDAPAGSGAGAAGLGTVTSSVTGEPIETSPVIHLVTDAKGTVIHEVHVQMQELPLGMKALAPEVASEASAVPRTHPCPQCSETFPTAATLEAHKRGHTGPRPFACAQCGKAFPKAYLLKKHQEVHVRERRFRCGDCGKLYKTIAHVRGHRRVHSDERPYPCPECGKRYKTKNAQQVHFRTHLEEKPHVCQFCSRGFREKGSLVRHVRHHTGEKPFKCYKCGRGFAEHGTLNRHLRTKGGCLLEVEELLVSEESPTAATTVLAEDPHTVLVEFSSVVADTQEYIIEATADDAETSEATEIIEGTQTEVDSHIMKVVQQIVHQASAGHQIIVQNVTMDEETALGPEAAAADTITIATPESLTEQVAMTLASAISEGTVLATRAGTSGTEQATVTMVSSEDIEILEHAGELVIASPEGQLEVQTVIV
- the DNASE1L2 gene encoding LOW QUALITY PROTEIN: deoxyribonuclease-1-like 2 (The sequence of the model RefSeq protein was modified relative to this genomic sequence to represent the inferred CDS: deleted 1 base in 1 codon) — encoded protein: MGGPRALLAALWALEAAGTAALRIGAFNIQSFGDSKVSDPACGSIIAKILAGYDLALVQEVRDPDLSAVSALMEQINSVSEHEYSFVSSQPLGRDQYKEMYLFVYRKDAVSVVDTYLYPDPEDVFSREPFVVKFSALGSGERARPSSSAGPPLPSRRALTPPPLPAAAQKLVLVPLHAAPHQAVAEIDALYDVYLDVIDKWGTDDMLFLGDFNADCSYVREQDWAAIRLRSSEVFKWLIPDSADTTVGNSDCAYDRIVACGARLRRSLKPQSATVHDFQEEFALDQTQALAISDHFPVEVTLKSHR